gcttaacgaacactgcgaggcggcaatgtcccagtgggggatgtaatgccaatgaagaagaagaagaagaagaagacccacTTATCGGAaaagcagttcggattccgaaaaggcagatcgacggtggatgcaatcaggacgGACATCGAAGTTTCAGAGAGagcggccaagaagaagaagcgcgGCAATCAATTCTGCActgtagtaacgattgacgtTTAAAAACGCTCTAAACAGTGCcggctgggaggccatcgccgcagcgctgcacggtATGCGGGTTCCTGACTACTTGTGTAGAGTCCTTGAaagttacttccagaaccggatcctggtttacgaaacgaattagggtcagaagtcgattagggttacggcgggtgttccgcaaggtttCATACGAGGCCCAACGCTGTGGAACGTTATGTACAACGGAGTTGCCCAAATGGATGAAGATCTTCGAATTCGCGTACGATGTCATCCTTACGATAAACGGAGAGTCGTTGGAAAAagtagaaatgctggtggcggaaacgattgacgcagttgaaaactggatgaatggagtcaagctgcagcttgctcaccacaaaacaaaagtgatgctggttagcaactgccgagagatccagcggatgcagattaccgtaggagggcacaacataccgtccgtgcgggctttgaggcatctaggagtgatgatcgacgaccgattgaatttcaacacccatgtggactattcctccgaaaaggcggctaaaatgttcagtgcgtttgcaaggatcatgTCGAACGTGGGTGGTCCTAAAAGCAGCAGTAGACGTCTTCTGACagcagtatcatcctcgatactgaggtacggaACTCCAggctggggagctgcgctcaagacgaaacgtgaccgcagaaagttgaacaCCGTGTTTCGCCTAATGGCCGTTTGAGTCGCGAGTGCATACCGAACTTCATTTcatcggaggcagtttgcgttaccgctgggatgattccaatctgcataaccataacagaggatatcgagtgttaccaacggagggataccagaaatgtgaggaagacggtgagactggactctatggtgaagtggcagccgGAGtaggacaatgcggataatagAAGGTGGAtccaccggctcatccccaacgtgtcgacgtgggtgaatagggagcatggagaggtgaacttttacctcacacaggtttgcggaagtacgtaaaggaatgcctgccctacgggaagacaacatcgcagagcgaatgtgtaaCGAAGACGACACGTGgaatggagaagggaccagcaaataagcgtcggtttggagggaAATCAGCACTTGAAccgccaacctgctgaagaaggaagaaagaaaaaggaagtgcttctggtatgtagggcaccgccagtgcggacgtcatctaccaccggaactgtctgcaacccgaagacgaagtcggcgcaatgcgcgaaagcgtcccctgcgatagccgccagtagtcggggcaccatcagtgcggacgtttccttcaccggaactggtggaccaccctcgacgccggaggaaggaaggaggatttgagtgaggaagtttgtggcACGAGCGctgagggatcgagacaacatAACAGTAGATATCAGCATGCCAGTCAGCGAACTAGTCTAAGCTAGGGGctggaattttagaagaagtgcatgagcacagcacCCCCCGTGTAGTCGCAACAGCCCGTGGTCCCGGGgagatcgaggcaaggaggataagggacccggtttatccgggaggcacatttttagcaggtcgggaggagcccagcCCTGAAGGGGAGACTGGGTacacttgatccccttttctgatttgcgatgtatcacagccaaaataaataaacatacgcgatttccacacaaactctctaagaaatatagtactTAACTTTACCGATGTATGACAgcccttaaattattgttgttattgaaacacaatcgatttttttgggtgctgtcaaaaatcgacttaaaatattcgggggaaattgatccctctccaagaacttgctttgataaaattagaaaggtgccctaagattttttttaaatatttttccttcaaaatacgcggaattttcgaattgctgtgcgtatacgtgaacgatttttgttattgaattcgacagcaaacgcaattttaaaatttggggagagttgatcccctttctatgatatctacgcaataaataattttcctgACAACCcaaatcatcaaatctgtcaaatctacaaaaaattagaagcctgagaatagatttatatttttttaaattttttcgccaattgtttgtatgggtgactaatgggggatcaagtgtccccatattgaggcaataacttcaaatccaaatatcctaaaactttgatggaatgttaatactttcatcagtacagatcattaagcatatttatggctttgtgctgtgaataaacgaaagcatttggtcattgttatgaaaagttgttcaaattttgcgtggctaataaaaaaatcttaaggaaggtcaaaacttacaaaccgccctgcagaataaataaggttgtcaatccaaaaaataactcaccacataaaggtcatttgtgtAGAGGatcaatactaaaaaatacgctagaacaaaactactttagtcctcgataaaacagggggtgatcaagtctcccggggttcaagtctacccaccttcccctataggGTGGATgctcagatttttgatggccttcaaccctttaaaaaacacacacacgcacagacatcacctcaattcatcgaactgagtcgatcggtataccaTACTGTTGTATggtccgagccttctataaaaagtttgtttttggagcgatcatatagcctttacgtatacttagtatacgagaaaggcaaacatatatataatatatatatatatatatatatatatatatatatatatatatatatatatatatatatatatataatatatataaacTTCAATCaatttgaacatatcaaacCAACGAACGGTCAAGTTGAGCGCATGAATAAGACTTGACGCCCATGTTTGCAAAATTATGCTATGAGAATGAGATAAGAaacaattgaaccgtttgtttgagaaactgcatatgtgacatttttggccaaaatgagattttcatttatccgccctcccctcggatatgtgatcttgccgcgatgggtgggctttcgccattagcactgatatggcaaccaaagacatatcctgtcgtggtggtatcacatgttgactatttttgtttggtgccgagTCACATATCTGGTATTGGCGCACTGATTTATcgcatgtgcatgtgatccaacggacgtcgtctcttggagccttgaatggtagtgcagtcaggcagaggcctttttcatcagcaataatgatgtgagttctcttcttttcggcaatacttttctgatacgttccctgtgacgctgagtcgtagccacgcttacatttagctagttaggcatttattgaaaaaaaaaaacaaagtattcaagacattcgtagagaatcgactgctggattcactgagtagaagttttttcaaagctaggaacgtggtgccagttttattttgttataggggtaacggctcaaaccttggctcATTATGccacggttgagcacatttatcgttataaatcttcatatattgcatttccaaccagaattattccaccagccggcttgcttacatttggttttgacgccaaatagcaaaaaacgacgttgaatgtccgcaatatctcatttaaaccagtgaaagtctcgagagaaatggacaaaatgtcggcatccatgtccctatcaggtggacaaattttcagcccacttgggacgagtgattgttgatttcgaacatacgaaagataaagatgggttgctgtttatagtaccagtcattttgcttgcgttgaataaagacagcatgcaaacaaatagagaaaatcaaattatctttttgagcgtgaattctaattggttgcatgtaaaatactaccacactgattgtgagagtgcgttttagattcccccaatagcacgcttaccaaggacatgctatCGAAAATCCTATTAtatgaataatttatttcccaaatattcaCCATATTTGCAAAtgaagaagtttagaaaaatgaaaactgtattaaaaactgcaattgcaaaaaggctacatgttttAGCCCTCAAGCTatgccttcaaacaaattgcatacgttaattattggctgccgcaaaattttgagatttactgctagttgaaaccatggcagttgtgttgctcaatagaggtaataaactatagaggacgattgtcgctgcggtttcctttgttatcgtccccaaacatgttgggtacctatctgtcaaaacgttctgattttTACTTTGTTCGTTTTTtccgaaacgtaaacaatgctttaggtggggatgatgcataacgcactactgaagGAAGCCAATTGTGaaacttattctaggcaattccttgctttgtactgtgcataaacagaTATAACTGTGCCAACTAGCTGATATTATTatacaattattcataaatacaattaatggatgcttgtttttaactatgcctgcattgaagtttcatgattggtacgtgcgtttgattccactcctctctatatcgatcagctgttgtgaatcctctcaaaactctcacgtgtttcaacttcccgagttaaaagaatactttttcggtatcattttacagatcaaaatactttttgcaatcaataatagatctaaattatgatgaaggtatttgtcaagtaatttgacttaaaattacctattcacatgaaatgacgtttaaggtttatctaatgaaacatacgatccattgtatctttccattattaaatgagaatgtttgtaggattcgtgcgaaagatgataaaactaaatattcatacacaaattgaatcatttatttgcgaaattatgaagaaaatgatgtatcgaaccacgaaaggttAATGCTTGAATCTCttttgcttgaatcgtgtttgggggccgtaaggtaggcaattatttttggtatgttctgcaAATTAAAGCGTATCGTGATTCGAGactacatgacgttttaggttgtgagagggtacttgtctgagctttaaggactttataaatttcagaaccctaccatatatgaagcattactagaggcttggtgtgggttgagtttagcgttatgtaatttgcgaatgaaacttaaccgctgagtggattaacctgttttaacaaaaaatcttagcaacctaatcgcaagcatcggatattctatctgcagctttcggttattttctccagtacgggttattggtgagaatgttttgattttagggtttcacctatactaacgtagtgctacaaatcgaaagcacatgccaccatttggctacgggtgcccccagtattgtccaaaaaagttttggttaattatgtcgctatactaatggaaattgtgaaataaaaatgatatctgacatagtgtggttgttatccattcatctgatgtgcgaaagcaggtatgttcattcagaaaactcttttattgggcaaaagaaaaactctagcacagccagccagcataagtcaacgaaacatggctgctaaaaaaccgagtcaaagtgatttttcacgcaagataattgcttttaatagtttaagaagtgtataaatttagagttatgaagcagatatatgtttgatacacttttctaaagaagcagtggttaatatctccctacaaatcgacgtattatcgctgaaatattgattaatttgcgtgatgagccaatgttacatccaggcccaacattaccgccggttatcctacctcacttcgaagagcaataataaaaaataccacacattataatgatggtatatgaacaatcttataacggcttcattctcgataatttttacaaatagataggcaataggcgtgatgaagctttagtttgccaccgaaaagtgaatcctatagctgaccttCATTAGAACTTAATAGATACTCACCGTAATTAATCAACAATAAAGCTACTTGTTAGAACAGTTTAAAGTTATAGGCAACCTtgacaaaaaataatagaacaaactaAATTCTTTAACAGTTTCCACTTTACATGATATATCGTACATTGAGTTTGTAGTGTCGACACAGCTTAAGAAGATTGACGAAACAATGACTTAAACAAAGTGATTTGAACGCATAACCTACAGGCAGAACAAacaaagttaattaatttacattctgcataaaaaaaagttataaaataaaacactaatacgcaatatttttttatattttcaatgtggtcacaaaaagctaacaaattaaataacttatataatataatagccctgtttgtctgtccggtaactagccaaccagacacaacacgcggggaaattctaacaaaaaataaaatatttgacactttaattcatttttactatcagatgcagaaaacaaaaccagtgacaaccttagacaaccagacacagcatttgataaaaaaaatcacagacaacaaacgttgaaaattttgattttttgagaaaaaaaaattcaaataaaaacgcttgccacgggcgctactgcgtccataAATAAACTAGTAACTTATAATTGACTAAGTGACCTTTCAAACCACATCAGCTGCTTCCAAGacaaaagaagaagacattgcttttaaaaactagaaaaacgttgtactagaatttttgaaattatcattttagcctttgatcattgactagtttgcattcaattacattttgcattagtgtcgagtcgattccaaatccgaaTCTCATTTCACCCCATCCTTATCCTACCCCATGGCGTTCAAGTGGTCTGCAAGGACTCTTCTGCCATTACCCTCTGTATTATCGGCTTTGAATTGACTTGCGCTCTCATTGCCCCacccagggttgttaatcgttgatttatcgttatcgccgataaagttgattctgatcaacgttatcggttgctacgataacgatgaatcaactgaattattatcggagttcgataatttaacgtaagttaactcgataattttgcgataatgggATTACTAGATTACGCAAACAAAGTTggtgtaaaattttgacagaagccgagaatggAACAAATTGTTTGCAGCTGGTTGACCAGAGTTAATTGAAGCGGGTACTCTAGAATTATTGTTGAATACCTGCTACTCTATGAAGCAAAGGGAAAGGAGGTGTTCTGTTGGTGGTTAAGTGTTTTTTTCACTATGCAGCATAGGACTTCCAATAGAAAGATAGCGGAAATTTGCACTACCCAGGCGAGCACGTGAACAGTTTAGGGGAGAGGTGTATGGCAAGTGTCCACGATCCATACATTTTTGTATAATCTATATGAGCGGATGTCCACGCTGGGAGAGGCGGGTATCTAAActgaccaaaacctgtccacgtggtatatggacagcccctaaggcgatacaatatttaaaatagatattgcaaacacaattagtgaatatttgtacttttaactggagtacctgttacagttaactcgataactatcgataaatcaacgaatactcgataacgataacgttgaTTCAACGCTtactttatcgtcaacgaagcatcatcgtacaagcggtatcgttatcgaagttggcgttaaattaacgacgataatttatcgattaacaaccctggccccaccaaacgctgcaaaatgaaaatgaaaatgaaaatgaagttCTGCTTGCAGTTTTCAAACTGGAAGTCCCTAAGGATGTTGAGTTttaccaaaaactattgatctgtatcgaagaaattaaAAGATTCaatgccaatttgttcaaacacagttttttgttgttttctcggaattgtgaaaaatggatataagcagtttctcaaacaaatgattcaattacttGTTCAACATGTTATGAATCCTCTCATTAACATATTCGTTTCTATCTTTTATTATACCCAGGTGCATTGGCGTACGCTGAGTTAGGCACGATGAACACATCCTCCGGAGCAGAATGGGCATACTTCATGGACGCATTCGGCGCTTGGCCAGCATTTCTGTTCTCGTGGGTCTCCACGCTGGTGCTGAAACCGTCCCAGATGGCCATCATCTGCCTGTCGTTTGCGCAGTACGCCGTCGAAGCCTTCGTTGCCGAATGCGATCCACCGTTGACTGTTGTGAAAATGGTTGCACTCCTGGCGATTGGTGAGTATCGGCGCACGCAAGCGCCTATCCGAATATATTCATGGAATAGATCGTAAGTTTTCTGTCTTTcatttctcgtgcaaaaaatatcAAGAAAGACGCTGTTTTATGTTAAACTGTTGTTTTCGCTTATTTTGTTTTGCGTTTGAAACCGTTTGCGaacactatttttaattttctgttACAGAATCACGGTTTACCTAGTAGAATAATATGAAAGTGTAGGCGTGATTCGACGGCAGCCGAGGTAGCGTGGATTACCCCCGACTCCCGCCCCCCGGAGATGAGCAGATGCAGGACACCGGAAACAGCCCAGCATCACTGCAGGGAATCTCCACATGTCCTATTACCTTATAGTTCAGCTTTCTCCTAGCGCTATAAAACGATCTTTTCTTATAGACTGGTTCGGCGCGAGGTTGCACCACCTGCAAGCCGGCACAAAATGTTCGTGTCTCCTCTGTCTCTCTGTATCTGTATCGGGTGGTGGTGGTTCTCCAACGGTCGGTACATGTGTATGCCTGCGCAAAGTGCTGTGCGGCTGCTTCCCACGTGGCGTGGACGCACATGACATTCACTGTGCGCGGCATACtcggacctgactgactcgaGAGCCCGTCGCAATAGGCAAGATCAAGCTAAGAATCTCCGTAGCAACTGCCGCCTGCCCTGTTGCCGCTGCTACGGTGTCATCAACGATAATCATCACGCATCATCCAGTAGTATAACGACCATTTTGCTACGAATCATCCACAGATATCATCATGTACACTCAAACGATTGGGTCCAGGGTGTTTTGCTCAATGATGTTTCGCCGAGTGCCATTTCAACGTACTGCTTCGTTTTACATATTTCATTCTTAATTTTGTTGACCACTTCGGATACTTATCTAAGATTGAAGCTTATTCGTTGTTTTACACAATTAATACACATCAAGATGATGTAATTagcaaagataatattcagAAGAGCACTCTAAAAGGCCGAAGGCTTCGTGGTAGGACTTGTACACGATCCCAGTGGGACTAAGAGCGTTTTGGCCCAGGTGCAAGTCtagctctgaaaaaaaaacctttcaagATAGCTCTTATGGAATAGACCGAAGAACTGTATAAATATAAAACTGATAATTataaaacataaatattttccaattttaaCGAAGCAGTACAAATAATATGTGTACGAATATCTATTATTTTAGATTAACTGGCAAACCATAATTGATCAAAACACTCGATTCATTCTTTTGACTAATAAGATAAGGGTAGGATCATTCTGCATGCACGCCTTATAGCGTCTGTGCAAAATGGATCATTTTCGTTGACGAAGAAAATATACATAGCTCAGATCGAAACTAACACCTGTGCTTGTCTTTCGTTTCTTCCCCAATGCTGAAATCATCACCAATGTCACCACGCCGCTGTCCAATCGTCGTCAACGCATCCCCGCCACCAACCACCGATCGTCCTTCTACCGGCTCACAACTCTACAGTGTGCATTTTATTTGTGAATTGTTATAGCGTTAATTTAGGGATGGCTGTACAAAATATCTTCACCTCTGCGAAACTAATTGCGGTACTGATCGTCATATGCGGCGGCGCCTACAAACTGCTCCAAGGAAATACCCAACATTTGCAAAATGCATTTAGCGGACCGACGCCTTCACTCGGAGCGATAGCGACGGCCTTCTATACCGGTCTATGGGCCTACGACGGGTGGAACAATCTGAACTACGTCACCGAAGAAATCCAGAACCCGAGCAAGTGAGTTGCAGTCCCTCATCAATCTATCACATTTATAATACGTTTACCTTGCCCATCAGGAATCTACCGCGCTCGATCATCATCGGCATTCCGCTGGTAACGCTGTGCTATGCACTGATCAACGTGTCCTACCTGTCGGCCATGTCAGCGACCGAGATGATCGAATCGGAAGCTGTGGCCGTCACCTTTGGCAATCGCATTCTAGGCGCGCTGGCTTGGCTGATGCCACTAAGTGTCACCATCAGCACATTTGGCAGCGCCAATGGAACCCTGTTTGCCGCCGGAAGGTAGGTTTCTTTTGGATACACGCGTGGATGTGGATTGTGGATACTTACTAAAGATAGTTATGATTCGCACATCAACtgtataaaataaacaaaatcgaCGGCTGGATTTCAGTTCTGTATGAAAAGCTAAAAATTTAATTCCCATAAACAACTTCAAATGGCACATGTTAATATGTATCTAATTTTGTCCAAATTCCACAATAAGAATAATTATTTGATCATAATctttaacaatttttatttctcatCTACAGACTATGCTTTGCGGCCAGCCGTGAGGGACACTTGCTGGATATCCTGTCGTATGTGCATGTTCGTCGTTTGACACCAGCCCCCGGACTGCTTTTCCACGTAAGCCCACTCTTTCTTCCAACATTTACCAGCAacatagggtatccaatcatggtttgaaccaaatggcggaTTTCAGTTGAGCCgtcaaaacaaagttgatttatttcattaaatggacatgttagaactgcgatttctagtttatatggaagcttagttcattatctttctaaaaacatcctgggtgcacatatttatgcttagtttcattgaaaaaacttaataattacataactttgattcgtaccatggtttgaactacactgttcat
The nucleotide sequence above comes from Armigeres subalbatus isolate Guangzhou_Male chromosome 3, GZ_Asu_2, whole genome shotgun sequence. Encoded proteins:
- the LOC134225771 gene encoding b(0,+)-type amino acid transporter 1 isoform X1; translation: MRDSISQIFSSAASQHHDCRKHSSDSDASFAGHVSINDVSKANWGSQIGGGSKDPNGNIGRESSEAAETDSSGTGGMRDSLEGPGSAQNDLIHLKRRVGLFSGVALIVGTMIGSGIFVSPSGLLVRTGSVGVSFIIWMACGLLSLLGALAYAELGTMNTSSGAEWAYFMDAFGAWPAFLFSWVSTLVLKPSQMAIICLSFAQYAVEAFVAECDPPLTVVKMVALLAIVCILFVNCYSVNLGMAVQNIFTSAKLIAVLIVICGGAYKLLQGNTQHLQNAFSGPTPSLGAIATAFYTGLWAYDGWNNLNYVTEEIQNPSKNLPRSIIIGIPLVTLCYALINVSYLSAMSATEMIESEAVAVTFGNRILGALAWLMPLSVTISTFGSANGTLFAAGRLCFAASREGHLLDILSYVHVRRLTPAPGLLFHSLIASAMVLYGTIDSLIDFFSFTAWIFYGCAMLALIVMRYTKPNYPRPYKVPLIIPIVVMVISSYLVVAPIIEKPQIEYLYAVLFIFAGLIFYVPFVHWGYHPKFMDNFTLFFQMLFEVVPTTSMAMFD
- the LOC134225771 gene encoding b(0,+)-type amino acid transporter 1 isoform X2 — its product is MFQHAYQTNHIEGHVSINDVSKANWGSQIGGGSKDPNGNIGRESSEAAETDSSGTGGMRDSLEGPGSAQNDLIHLKRRVGLFSGVALIVGTMIGSGIFVSPSGLLVRTGSVGVSFIIWMACGLLSLLGALAYAELGTMNTSSGAEWAYFMDAFGAWPAFLFSWVSTLVLKPSQMAIICLSFAQYAVEAFVAECDPPLTVVKMVALLAIVCILFVNCYSVNLGMAVQNIFTSAKLIAVLIVICGGAYKLLQGNTQHLQNAFSGPTPSLGAIATAFYTGLWAYDGWNNLNYVTEEIQNPSKNLPRSIIIGIPLVTLCYALINVSYLSAMSATEMIESEAVAVTFGNRILGALAWLMPLSVTISTFGSANGTLFAAGRLCFAASREGHLLDILSYVHVRRLTPAPGLLFHSLIASAMVLYGTIDSLIDFFSFTAWIFYGCAMLALIVMRYTKPNYPRPYKVPLIIPIVVMVISSYLVVAPIIEKPQIEYLYAVLFIFAGLIFYVPFVHWGYHPKFMDNFTLFFQMLFEVVPTTSMAMFD